Sequence from the Molothrus aeneus isolate 106 chromosome 15, BPBGC_Maene_1.0, whole genome shotgun sequence genome:
TTGCCTGCTGAATCTCACACGTGTACTGGGTATTTCCTATTTCAGCAggtttccccttcccctttatCTGGGCTGTCACTGAGAGGGAATTCCCTTTCTCAGCAAATTTCTCCGGCATTTTTCATTTCACCTGTGGGAGATGGGGGTTTGTGCATGGGGTGTGTTTTGAAGAATCAAGTGTCCCAGGTGGATCCCACAGACCTACTGCCCAGGACAaggagccccagccccaagAAAATTGCGAGTCCTGATCCCCAGGCACCtggagagagagatggggcagcGGGGAGAGCGGGGCTGTGATGTGGTGGCAACCTCCCACAAACCCGGAATTCCGAGCGCTGGCTCCATCCTGCCTCCCATCCCCTGCTGGTGACGCTCACTGGCTCCGGGGCACTGCTCGTCATCCTGAGGGAAAACGCGGGCAGCTTCTTTGTGCCTCTTCAGCATTAAATACCGGTTCCGAACTCTTCGGCCGATGCTGAGAGAAGCtcatccccagctccaggaaGATTAAATGAGCTTCCCGTATCACAATGGGTTTAACCCAGAGCACCAGAGCTTTGGGAGCCAAACCCAGGGGCAGACTAAGGCATCAGTGATGACCAACCAGGACGTGCCTGACCTCCAAAGTCAATCTCAAACGAAGGGGTCAGGTCCTGTGTGTGAAATCTGGGCAGAGCCCCCCGTCCAGAGCACTGCCGCGAGAAAAGGagccgggagggagggagggagggagggagggagggagggagggagggagggagggagggagggagggagggagggagggagggagggagggagggagggagggagggagggagggagggagggaaggtgaGCTAAAAGGTCAAGGGGCTTAAGGTGTCCCTGGCGAACCTGTTGGAGGTGAGGAggagctcagaggagctgctttGTGGGACAGTAGCTGCGGGTTTGGGAAAGTTCGTTTAGGATTTGTTTTGCATCTTTAAGGCACTCTCCAGAGCTGTGCAAAAGGAACAAACATGGAAACGTCCAAACCCACAAAGCTAGGCAGCACAAGATCAGCCCCAAGAGAGACAGCGGTGATCCCTTTGCCGTTGTGGGAGCAAGCCCGGTCCGATGTCCCCtctgcaggtgtgcagggacagaggtggGGCCGTGAGCCGTGAGTGAGGGCGTTCTGCACTGCCGGCTAGGAGCGGGCTCGGCGAGGCTCGCACCGGGTTTAACCCGAGCCGGGGGGACACGGATCCCGTCCGAGAGCAGCGCTAGCGGTTCTTTCTGCTGCAACACAAAAGACGTGAGGCGGATCTGGGCTGGGTCTCCATTCCCGTGCCAGGAAAggctcccggccccgctcccgccacCGACCCCCGGCGGGGCCGTGCCCGCTCCTCCGGCGccccggcggccgcggggccaGTCCCCAGCCCGGGGCAAGGCGGGGGCAGCTCCCGGACACACACGAGAACGAGGGAAGAGATAAAGGCACATCCTACGGGGATGTAAAAACACGGGCCTGGAGCCCGCAGCTGCGGGGGAAGATGCCGTCGGAGCTGCCTTCTTTATAGTGCGTTGCCCTTACTCTAAATTTTCAGAGCCCACAATATAATGTAATGGCATAAGGGCATTTTTTGTTAAAGGACGTTTGATTGGGGAAAAGTCGCTGAGGATGATTGGGAAAACGCGATGCGAGGAAGAGAGTTAGGAAAAGGTGAATTCGTGAGATCGTTTCCTGACGGGGGAGGAGGACGAGACCCAGTTCTCAAGTTCGATGTTTGTCACTCATTGAAATGCTAAAGTGGAACATCCAGAGGAGGCTCACGCTTCGAACATTAATCTTTGATCGTTAAGGTGCTTCTGGGAATCGCAAATAAAAGCCCTTTCCCCCTCCTGAACACTTTCAGAAACGAACCCGGCATCGGCTTTGGCGGGGGGATGTTTCCGTttccccggggccgggggcggcgcggggcccgCGGAGCGAAGCCGGTCCCGTGTCCCGGGGCGTCGCCCCGCTGAGGGGCGCTTATTGAGGGTGCCATTGCTCTTGCAGATCATTTCGGGTATTCCCGTCGGCGctgcggcgcggggcggcgAGGAACGACACGTCCCGGCGGgttgaaaaataaagctttattaGGGAGCGGGGCGCGGGGCTCGCTCGCCGCGGCGGGACGGGGCGGGACGGCGGGCGCGGTGGGAGCGGCTCTGCCGGGCGGCGCCCCCGAGGCCTCGGCCGCCGCCAGAGCAGTTCGGGGACCCGCGGAATGCTGGCCGCGCCTCTCCGCTCCGCGGCTCCGCGCCCCGCCGGGCTCCTGTCCCGGGCCGGGCTCCTGTCCCGGGCCGGGCTCCTgtcccgggccgggccggggcgcgCTCAGGGCAGTCCGTCCCTCCCCGCCCCGTCCCTCcccgtcccgtcccatcccgtcccgtcccgtcccgtcccgtcccgtcccgtcccgtcccggcTCTCGGGCCGCGCCGCCGGGGCGGTCGGGGCCGGGGCCGTCAGTGCACCGCCGAGTACTTCATGCGCTTCTGCTTCTGGCGCTGGTTGCAGAACCAGACGCGCACCACGTTCTTCTTGAGGTCCAGCTTCTCGGCGATGGCCGCGATCTTCTCGGCCGAGGGACGAGGCTGCAGAGCGAAATACGCCTCCAGCGAGCGCCGCTCGGGCGCGGCGATCGAGGTCCGCCGGCGCTTGCGCTCGGCGCCGGGCGGCGGGtcggggccggcggggcgggcgcgccGGGCGGCCTCGGCGCCCTCCAGCCAGGCCTGGAGCACCGGCCGCAGCGCCGTCATGTTGTTGTGCGACAGCGTCAGCGACTCGAAGCGGCAGATCGTGCTCTGGCTGAGCGAGCCCACGCCCGGCAGCTTCAGCGCCGCCAGCGCCGCCCCCACGTCGGCCTGGGTCACCCCCAGCCGCACCCGGCGCTGCTTGAACCGCTCGGCGAACGCCTCCAGCTCCCGCGGGTCCGCGGCGGGCGCGGGAGCCCCCGGGGCGCCCACGGGCACGGGCAGGGgtcccgcggcggcggcgggcagcggcggcggcggcagcggcgcggGCAGCGCGGGGGGCTCGGCCAGCCCCGCCACGGCCAGCGACGGCgagaggtgctccagcaggTCGCCGCCGTCCAGCGCCGGGTGCGGGAGCGGGTGCGGGTGGGCGGCGAGGGCGGCGGGGTgcgggagggcggcggcggcgcagGGGACGCCGCTCATGGCGTGGAAGGCGGCGTCCGGCTTGAAGTGAGGGTGCAGGTGGTGGCCCTTGGCGTGGGGGGCGATGTCCGCGGCCGCCAGCGCCTCGGCGCGGGCCAGCAGGCTCTCATCGAAGCTCCCAAATATATTGCCCTGCAGCTGCGAGCAAGAGCACGCATGGCGAGGTCAGTGGGGAATTCTGTCATCTCCGCCTGAAAAACCGGCCCCGGCACCGCGGGTCCTCCCCGGAGCTCAGGTCATAAAAATTAATAGCAAGACAGCGGCCCCGCTCCGCATGGCGCGGATcaggggcgggcgcggggggggGGCGCGGAGCCGCGACGCGCGATGCTGCTGCCGacatgaaaaaaacattaacCCGGTGCCTGTCAGAAAATGCGGCTCAGAGCGGGAATTGCGCTGCATCCACGTACCTGCGGGGCCGGGAGGCAAACTCTGCGCATCGCCTCGCTGCCAGCGTGCAGGCTGGGGAACTTGGGCTCCTGGAGGGCGGCGGGCACGGCGAAGGGCTGCTTGGCGTCCATGGCCATCATCTCGGCGCGGCCCGCGGGCGGCAGGCCCCGGGCATGGGCGCGGGGCTGTGTCTGCCCTCGGCACTGCCCGAGCGAGCGGTGTTCGATGGCAGAGCTCCGCcggcgcccgccccgcccgcgctcCCGCACTCATCTTACACCGGCCGCGCACGCGTGATGCGCCCCGGCAGCACCGGCGGGGCACGGGCGGCGAGACCCTCCGGTGCCCCGGGGCCCGCCGCCCTCAGCCCCCGCTGGGGCCGGGAGCGACTCGCAGCCCCCGGGCCGCTCCCGCTGGAATCGCGCTCTTCCCTCGGCCGGCGGGTCCCGGGGGAAGAGGGGAGGAGCGGGCGTTTCTCCGTGGGCTAAACCCGCGGGCTGACGTTCGGAGCAGAGGGGCCGCCGTccccacacccagccccaggaaagcGGCTCTGAAGTTGGCATTGTTCTACTGCTGAGCGGCCCTTTCAGTTTTGCTCTCCCAATCTTCACACATCTTCAGACATTACTGTACTTTGAGGCACCAGAGatgcaaatattttgcaaaattcGAAGTTcttaagcaaaaataaaacttagTCCGAAATTTAAAGTTTCCAAGTCTTATAAGCCTCGGTAAACACAGACCAAGAGCCGAAGGAGCTGCTGTCTGGTTTCTGACAAACTGACACTACTGACTCTGATCGCGGGCAGAGAAAAGAAGCGGTGCTGCTGTGGTGAAACGGATTCCTTTGGGaaacacgcaccgagcccagatCGCAGGATCAAGGACGGCTCGGGCTGGAAGGGGCTTCCAGGGCGGCTCGGCCCCGCCGTGCGGACAGCGCCGGCGGCGGGACGGGAGCGCGGGGCGCAGCACCGCGGACAgcgccggcggcggggccgtgctgctcccagcccgcTCCGCTCCCGTGCCTCccgctcctctccctgcccgctccgctccctgcccgctccgctcccgtgcccgctccgctccctgcccgctccgctccctgcccgctccgctcccgTGCCCGCTCCGCTCCCTGCCCGCTCCGCTCCTGTGCCCGCTCCGTGCCCGAGCCCGCTCCGCTCCCTGCCCGCTCCGCTCCCTGCCCGCTCCGCTCCTGTGCCCGCTCGGCTCCCTCCCGCTCCGCTCCTGTGCCCGCTCCGCTCCCTCCTGCTCCGCTCCCGTGCCCGCTCCGCTCCCTCCCGCTCCGCTCCCTGCCCGCTCCGTGCCCGTGCCCGCTCCGCTCCCGTGCCCGCTCCGCTCCCGTGCCCGCTCCGCTCcctcccgctccgctcccgtgcccgctccgctcccgtgcccgctccgctccctgcccgctccgctccctcccgctccgctccctcccgctccgctcccgtGCCCGCTCCGCTCCCGTGCCCGCTCGCCCCGACCCCTCCTCTCTCCCGGCCCGTTCCGCCCCACCCGGGTCCCGCCGCTGGGCCGGGGgcgaggggccgggccgggataGCGACTCCCTCCCACCGAGGGAAACCGGCGCGTTGTGGCGAAGCTGCCTGCCCTGATTTATGATAAAACATTTAAAGGAAATCATTTATATTTCAGAGGCCCTAAATAGCTGCATGAAAGTTTTATCTGAAGTGGCACCGCTTTAAAGGCGGCCCTGCTTGCTGGAAGTAATTAATAGAGGGATAAATTTCAGgccttttgttttggttttaaccCTCCTTTTATTTAGGGCTGTCTGTTAACGCCAGTAAACAAGAAGATGCGAAGGGCGGATGCAGAGCCCGACCAGCGCCTGCTCGTCAGGGCCCGACTCCCTGGCTCCGAGGGTGCTCGCACAGGACTGGCAGCTTTCTCCGTCTCTCTGCTGTTGCTTCACTCTCTCCCAGGTGAGGAGAAGCTGCCGGGACCCCGCACGCTCCTTCTGCCGGTCCCGCTGTCGCACCGAGCATCGCCTGTGTGACCCCAGCGCCGGGCTCGGGGCCGCTGTCACAGCCCAGAGGGTCCCTCTGCCCGTCCCAGGACAGCTCCCCTGGCCACCCGCCTCAAGCGCGGTCCTCCCCTCCCGCCGGCAGCCGGGCTGGGCGATGCCGCTGCTGAGCTCCCTTTAATTAATGCTGTAAAATATTGATGCTCCTGGCCCTGTCTGCTGCCGTTACACCTTACAGCCGGGGGAGAGGAGTCCAAAGGATAAACAATAACAAGTTAAAGGAGCCCAGATGGTTTGCCATCAGAAACTGTCTGCAGACTCAGAGGTGTCACTGCAATAGATTTCAGAGATCATTCACCTACTGGTAAATAATTAATGacatttctggaagaaaaaacccaaacccataCTCTGATGAAACATTGCTGGTGACTCATTGGAAATCCGAAGGCAAAAGTCAGATTAAAAGCATGTGCTATTTTATCCTTTGTCACAGTTCATGGATTGTTATCAATTTTCCTAATGCATCAAATTATTCTGT
This genomic interval carries:
- the POU4F3 gene encoding POU domain, class 4, transcription factor 3 codes for the protein MMAMDAKQPFAVPAALQEPKFPSLHAGSEAMRRVCLPAPQLQGNIFGSFDESLLARAEALAAADIAPHAKGHHLHPHFKPDAAFHAMSGVPCAAAALPHPAALAAHPHPLPHPALDGGDLLEHLSPSLAVAGLAEPPALPAPLPPPPLPAAAAGPLPVPVGAPGAPAPAADPRELEAFAERFKQRRVRLGVTQADVGAALAALKLPGVGSLSQSTICRFESLTLSHNNMTALRPVLQAWLEGAEAARRARPAGPDPPPGAERKRRRTSIAAPERRSLEAYFALQPRPSAEKIAAIAEKLDLKKNVVRVWFCNQRQKQKRMKYSAVH